DNA sequence from the Streptomyces tsukubensis genome:
GACCTGGTTCGGGTGACGCTCGGCGTGGTTGAGCAGGCCCTGGATGTCGCGCTCGTGTCCGGCTCGGATGCGGGTGAAGCGGTGGCAGGTCTTCATGGTCTATCGGGTCTTTCGCTGGGAGCGGGGCAGGTGGGCGAGGGCCGGGTCCTGGTAGAGCCGGGTCTGCAGTTCGGCGAAGCGCTCGTTGCTGATCTGGATGGACTGGGCGCGGAGGTAGGGCCGGATGACGCGGCGGGTCATCCGCCCCTCGGTCAGGGCGGCGGTCCGGGCGAGCTCGACGAGGCGCTCCATCGGCACCGGTTCGTCCTCGCCTTGGTCCGCGATGGTGGTCCGCGGGCGCTCCCGCACGATCACGGTCTGGTCCGCGGCGGTGGTCCGCTGATGGTCCGGCCCGGTGTTCGGCTGGTCCGCAGCCTTCCGATCCTGGCCTGCGGGCGGTTGGTCCGCCGGTGTGTGATCGGTCTGGTCCGGGCGGTGGTCCGCGGCGGACCGGTGGCGGGAGCTGCGGCTCACCCGGTGGTCCGCGCCGCCGCCGACGCTCGGACCGGGGGGCGCGGGCTGCGTGGTCCGTTCGTGGTCCGCGGGCTGGTCTGCCGCCTGACCTGCGGTGATGCTGGCCCGCAGTGTGCCGGTGCCGTGGTCCGCGCCCGGCTGGTCCACAACCTCGGTCTGGTCCGCATCGGTGGTCCGCTGGTGGTCCGGTCCGGCGTTCGGCTGGTCCGCAGCCTTCCGATCTTGGTCCGCGCCCGGTTGGTCCGCGGGGTTGGTCCGCTCCGGAACGGGCGCCGGGTGGTGGTCCGCACCGGTCGGCGCGTGGTCCGCGTCGGCGGTGTTCGACTGGTCCGTCGCACTGCTGCTGGTCTGGTCCGCGACCCTGGGCCAATCGTCCGGCCCGGTGCTGTGGTCCGGTCCCATGGCGGTGTTGGTCCGCTGCTCCAGGGCACCATGGGTATCGGTGGCCATGGCGAGCATGACGGCCGGTGCTGGGGCGACTGCTGGCGTCTCGATGTGATCGCCAGGGTGGGCGACGAGCCGGTGGATCTGGCGCATGAGGACGCCGAAGGCGACCAGGGCGGCGGTGGGCGGGACGGCGGCGACCACGTAGTCGAGGACGGGGACGGAGCCGCCGTTGCCGGTGCTGCTGACGCCGGCGATGTTGAGGGCGATCGACCCGACCGAGCCTGCGGCGGTCAGGGCGATGGCCCACCAGTCGACCTCCTTGCGCAGTCCGGCGCGCAGCATCAGCAGTTCGCCCGCGACGATCGCGGCGTCCAGGGTCGCGGGCCAGGCCCACTGCCGGGCAGGCGAGTGCCCGAGCCCGTGCTGCCCGGCGACCTCCGCGAGGTGGGCGTAGGAGAGCCAGAACGCGGCGCCCGTGAGGGCGATGATCACCACGCCCGCGGTGACGAGGGTCCACTGCTCGGCGGACTGCCGACTCATCGTGCGGCCTTCCGTCGCCGTGGTGGAGGAGCCGGGGGAGACGGGAGCCGAGGGGTGAGGGGCACTGATGGCGGAGACGGCGGTGTCGGGCGGGGTGGTGCGCGGGATCATGCGGCCTTTCCGAGCGCGGTGATCAGGGCCTGGGTGTGGATGTGCCGGGCGACCGGGGAAATCTCCTCCGCGGGCGCCTCGTCCTGCTCGGCGTCCTCCGTATCGTCGTCGCTCCCGGAATCCTGAGCTGGCGTGCCGTCCTCGTCCTGGTCCCCGGCGGTGCCGTACAGGCCCCAGTACCGGTCGCGGTCGGCGAGGGCGTGCGCTGCCTCGCGCATCAGGTCGCGGGCGTAGTCCAGGTCGAGCCGGAGGGTGTGGGCGAGGCGTTCGGGGCTCCAGCCGCGGACGTAGGCGTGGCGGGTGACGGCTTCGCGCTCCGCGGTCGAGAGGTGGACGTCGCGGCCGAGGAAGGCGGCACGAACCCGCTCGTAGTCGAGGCGCGCGTGGAGCTTGGCCTGCCAGGGGCGACGTTCCTTCTCGGTCGTTCCGCCCCAGACGCCCTCCTTGGAGCCCTGCTCCAGGGCGGAGTTGAAGCACGCTTTTTTGACCGGGCATCCGCCGCAGATGAACTTGGCCTGGGCGATGGCCTTGTGGTCGCGGGGCAGGGGGAAGAACAGCTTGTCGGCCTCGGCGGGAGACAGGTCGCGGCAGGCGCTGCGGGCGTGCCAGCTGTGGTCGGCGATTCCGCGCAGGATCGGTCGGTCGTCGTTGGTGGTGATGTAGCGCAAGGGGTTCTCCGGGTACGCCTCGCCGGGCCGGCGGCACGTCTGCGACAGAGGCAGGGTCTGCGGGCTTCGGGCGGGGCGGGCAGGGGCGCGGGGCGGGTGCCGCGCCGGGCGGGAGGAGAGCGGGGGAGGGGTCAGCGGCGCTGGAAGCGGCGGTCGGGGCCGGCCACTTCGATCGCGGTGCACATGCCGGACAGGCGGGACAGGAGCCTGTCGCCGAGCCGGTCCCGCAGCACCGGCTGGCGCGGGTCCGCCTCGGGGTTGCGTACGGGGGCGAGGTTGCTGGTGATCAGCGTGGGGAAACGATTCTGCGCGCGGTGGTTAAGCAGCCGGAAGGTGATCTCCTCGGTCCACTCCGAGTTCTTCGCGGCGCCGAGGTCGTCCAGCAGCAGCACCGGGATCCGGGTGTAGCGGCGCAGCAGCTCCTCCGGGTCCGGCCCGGTGCGGGAGCGCAATTCGCCGTAGAGGTCGGCGGCGGTGGTGGCCAGCCACGGCACCGCGCACCCGGCGGCGGTCAGCGACCGGATCGCCCCGAAAGCCTCGAAAGTTTTTCCGCTTCCGGTGGGGCCCCAGAGCAGCAGCGAGGGGCCGCGGGTGATCACGCGGCGCCCAGCGGTGCCGTAGTGGGCGTGCCGGTCACCGGCGTAGGGGGCGGTCGCCGCCTCCGCGATGGTCCGCGTCCAGGCGACGACCTCCGGGTGCGAAGCGAGGGCCTCCCGGTAGTCGTAGGGGATCCGCCGCTGGGCGGCCTCCAGCGCCGGGACCGGCTCCGGCACGTTCGGCGGCAGCGGGGTGGTGGGGTCGATGCCCCGCTCGGCGAGCCGGGCCTCCAGGCGGGCGCGCAGCCGGTCCCCGATCGCGGGCTGCGGGTCCTTCGAGCGGACGAGGGTGCTGGTCACAGGCTGCCTCCGAACGTCGTCGGCTCGGGGGTGGTCGGGTTGAAGTACGGCCGGTAGGCGGCGGTGCTGGCCCAAGGGGCCCCGCCGAAGGCGGCACTCGGCGCCCCGGCGCCGACTAGGGCGGGCGGGTTGACGACCTCGTTCACCAGGCTCGGCAGCACGCTCGGATGCAGGCCCTTGGCCCGCAGCCGCTCCATCGCCGCCCGGATGTCGGCAGGCTTGAAGCCCTCGTCGAGCAGCCCCCGGATCTTCCGGCCGAGCAGGCCGACGACATCGCCCGGCGGGCGCTGCTGGCAGTCCTTCACGTACTCGGCCACCAGCTCCTGTGCGGATACCTTCTCCGGGGCGGCGTCGGGTGCGGGCGCGTCGCGCCCCCTACGGGAAGATCCAGGATCCAAGATCCTAGATCCAGGCCGTGAGTCCTCACTGAATCCAGCGACGAATGTGCCCTGAGCTGCGGCTTTTCCAGGCCGTGGGTCCTGGTCGCCGGTTGGCTCCGGAGCCGGGTCCAGCGAGACCGACGGACCGATTGCCGCGCCCTCCCGGTCGGCTGGACGGTCATCCACAGGTGTCGCAGGAGGGGGCGCGGGCGCCGCCGCAACGGTCGGGTGCACCGGTGCACCGGCGGGCGCGGGGCAGGCGCCCTTCTCGCACCGGCCGCAGCTCCGGTGACCCTGGTGGCCGGAGCACCGCGGCAGCCTCGACTCGCTGGCGCGGTTGATCTTCTGGTGACGCTCCCACGTCACGATGTGGAGGTACGTACGGCCGTCGCAGCCGGTGTACCGGCAGATCAGCCCGGCGGTGGCCAGCTCCTCCAAGTCCTGCGCGACGTGCGCGGGCGTGTGCTCCTGCCGCAGGGCCCAGATGCGCCCGGCGATGATTGCCGGGTGATCCCGGAACCGGCCCTCGTCGTCGGCCTGGGTGAGCAGCCCGACGAAGGTCACCAGCGCCGTCACGGAAACCGTGGCGATGTCCTCGGACTCCCATATTTCGGGCTTGATGGTGCGAATCCGGGCCATCAGACGACACCCCCGACGGGGGTCGTTACGGGGCGGGCTGCCGCACCGGCCGGGAACCCCGGCCTTCCGTGCAGGGCAGGAGGCATGTAAGACTCTCCTCTGAGGTATTGCCGCACCAGGTGTCCTCTGGGAATGGGGCTGGTGCGGCACTGGGCGAATCGGGCCCTTGCCGGGGCACGAGACGCGATTTCAAGTCGGTCGGCGTCTGAGAGGTTCGAACTCTCAGGCGCCGCCGTCGTTCTGGTCACTTTTCTGCGGTGCCGCGTTCGCTGCCGGGCGGCCTCTTCATTTCAGGGTTCGTGGCGGGCTGGTTCCCAAGCAGGATCTGCTCGGTTCAGCAACACACCACAGACCCTGCCCGGAAGTCCATACATAGCTCTTGACCGCCGTACAGCTCTGAAACGCAGCTACTCCCACGGCCCTCTGCGGTACGGGTCCGCTGTCCGGTGCCCCGTCGGCCGACTGGACATGCAGCCGCTGCCCTCGGGACGTCACCGAGTCCAGCAAGGGCGTTTTCCAGTCAGGAAGTCGGGGGTGAGGGATGGGTTCTGTGGTTGCACAGTGCGATCTTGCACCCGCATCCCGTGCGCGTCAACAGTCGAATGATTGCATCAACCATCGGTGGCGTGATCTAGTGTTCCTGCTGGTCACAGGCTATGTGGCCGTCAACAGCCGTTGATATGGCCGCCATGGCCGCCCTTCGACACTGCTGGGAGCATCCGTGACTGACGGATACCGACAACTAGCGGCGAGCCTCCAGGAGATCACAACGCTCCTGCCCGAAACAGGACTTGACCAACAAGGGGTGTTCGACCTCAATCACCTCTCCTACGAAACCTCGCTGTCCGAGACCGACCTGCGGTCCCTGCTTGCGGGGCAGCAGATCCCGCAGCCGGGGTTCGATGCCGAGGTTCAACGCCGCATCCGGTTCCTGACCGAGACGCGGCAGTGCGAGTACGAGGGCGAAGACGGAATCCTCCGGCGTCGGCCGTACACCCGTGCGGAGATCGCCGACGGGTGCGGCATTACCCAGGCGTGGCTCAGTCAGTTGCTGATCAAGCCGAAGATTCCCAAACTAGCCCATTCCAAGGCGATAGCGGACTTCTTCCGCGTTCCGGTGGAATTCTTCACCGACGAGCCGCCGAGGGCGTTGGCGCGAGTGCTCACCAGGGACGTGACCCCGCGCCTCCGCAGCCTTGCTGCGGGCGCCGCTGACACTGTCACCACCCCTGCCGCTATGAGAATCGCACTCCGGCTCGGGGACAGGGAGATGGACCCTGAGGCCGAAGCCGCGCTCATGCTGTTCATCGACCGCATCGCCGCAACACCGAAAACCTGACCACGCCCGCGAAGCCGACTACCGACCGTCCGCAGAGCTTCTTCCGGTGGAGCCCCCGTGAGCAAACGCAAGATGACCCGCCTGCGAGCCCAGATCATGGCCGGCATCCAGCCAGTGCCGTCCGACGCCGACGCCCTCTTCGAATCCATCCGGGCCTACCTGGAGACCCGCGTCGACGTTCCCGTCGACCTCCGATTCGAGACCTTCCCCGACCGGACAGCCAGCGGACTCGCCATCACCCTCGACGACCGCATCATCATCGTCGTGGAACGCAACACCACCACCCTCCACCAGCTGGTCATCCTCTCCCACGAGATCTGGCACGTCCTGATGGGGGAGTGCCACGCTCACCCACTCCCCGAAGCCACCATCGCCGCACGCGGCCTCACCGACAGACTCAACCTCGATGTCGGCACCCTCAAGGCCCTCGCAGCCCGGTCCCACACCAGCAACGCTGGAGAGGAGGCAGACGCAGAAACGTTTGGCCTCCTGCTGGGCACAGCGTTCCGCCCCTATCTCGAAGACCGCCCCGCCTCCGAAGGGGTCGCCGCACGCATCCAGGCCAGCCTCGGCCACCGGATCCCCTAGCGTCCCCGCCCCCTGGCCGA
Encoded proteins:
- a CDS encoding WhiB family transcriptional regulator; translated protein: MRYITTNDDRPILRGIADHSWHARSACRDLSPAEADKLFFPLPRDHKAIAQAKFICGGCPVKKACFNSALEQGSKEGVWGGTTEKERRPWQAKLHARLDYERVRAAFLGRDVHLSTAEREAVTRHAYVRGWSPERLAHTLRLDLDYARDLMREAAHALADRDRYWGLYGTAGDQDEDGTPAQDSGSDDDTEDAEQDEAPAEEISPVARHIHTQALITALGKAA
- a CDS encoding ATP-binding protein, coding for MTSTLVRSKDPQPAIGDRLRARLEARLAERGIDPTTPLPPNVPEPVPALEAAQRRIPYDYREALASHPEVVAWTRTIAEAATAPYAGDRHAHYGTAGRRVITRGPSLLLWGPTGSGKTFEAFGAIRSLTAAGCAVPWLATTAADLYGELRSRTGPDPEELLRRYTRIPVLLLDDLGAAKNSEWTEEITFRLLNHRAQNRFPTLITSNLAPVRNPEADPRQPVLRDRLGDRLLSRLSGMCTAIEVAGPDRRFQRR
- a CDS encoding helix-turn-helix domain-containing protein, translating into MTDGYRQLAASLQEITTLLPETGLDQQGVFDLNHLSYETSLSETDLRSLLAGQQIPQPGFDAEVQRRIRFLTETRQCEYEGEDGILRRRPYTRAEIADGCGITQAWLSQLLIKPKIPKLAHSKAIADFFRVPVEFFTDEPPRALARVLTRDVTPRLRSLAAGAADTVTTPAAMRIALRLGDREMDPEAEAALMLFIDRIAATPKT